One Tachypleus tridentatus isolate NWPU-2018 chromosome 3, ASM421037v1, whole genome shotgun sequence DNA window includes the following coding sequences:
- the LOC143246116 gene encoding techylectin-5B-like — MFLMHVGVRFFLHQRFIYSLMVIQRRGYYNEIPQVFNRSWYQYSVRFGNDKIFALTNYKDVELRVDLEDFNGKTC, encoded by the exons ATGTTCTTGATGCACGTTGGAGTAAGATTCTTTCTGCACCAGAGGTTTATTTACAGTTTGATG GTAATTCAACGTCGTGGATACTACAACGAAATTCCCCAGGTTTTCAATAGATCGTGGTACCAGTACAGTGTTAGATTTG GAAACGACAAAATATTTGCCTTAACAAACTACAAGGATGTGGAACTTAGAGTGGATTTAGAAGATTTCAACGGTAAAACATGTtaa
- the LOC143246117 gene encoding techylectin-5B-like, whose amino-acid sequence MKSLRYSKVLLHIMCLGLTGILLSGPVGGVTSDVSRYDLNDILDALPTTVWGMVNVIKEKMKGTSPTPETKTSLNATMFIDCGDLRLRGYTDSNQVYSIWPRFFNTPIKVVCDMDTEGGGWTVIQRRGYYNEIPQVFNRSWYQYSVGFGSLKEDFWLGNDKIFALTNYKDVELRVDLEDFNGKTTYAKFSHFLVLSDRRKYQMFLGSYSGDAGDSLKYHNGSRFSTVDQDNDENTKSCSSEYGGNGGWWFKTCVHSNLNGVYHKSRKSSGTWRGISWNTFGGGDVSLKKNIDEN is encoded by the exons ATGAAAAGCTTAAGATATTCTAAAGTTTTGTTGCATATTATGTGTTTAGGGTTAACCGGAATTTTACTTTCAGGACCTGTGGGTGGAGTAACGTCTGATGTTTCCCGCTATGACTTGAATGACATCTTGGACGCTTTACCTACGACTGTGTGGGGAATGGTGAATGTGATTAAAGAAAAGATGAAAG GCACATCTCCAACACCAGAAACCAAGACTAGCCTTAATGCCACAATGTTCATAGACTGTGGAGATCTAAGACTTAGAGGTTATACGGACAGTAACCAGGTCTACTCTATTTGGCCACGGTTCTTCAACACACCAATTAAGGTTGTATGTGACATGGACACAGAAGGTGGTGGATGGACG GTAATTCAACGTCGTGGATACTACAACGAAATTCCTCAAGTTTTCAATAGATCGTGGTACCAGTACAGTGTTGGATTTGGATCATTAAAGGAAGATTTTTGGCTTG GAAACGACAAAATATTTGCCTTAACAAACTACAAGGATGTGGAACTTAGAGTGGATTTAGAAGATTTCAACGGTAAAACAACATATGCtaagttttcacattttcttgTGTTGAGTGACAGAAGAAAATATCAGATGTTCCTTGGCTCCTACAGTGGCGATGCCG GTGATTCACTAAAGTACCACAACGGTTCACGTTTCTCAACAGTAGATCAAGACAACGATGAAAACACGAAAAGTTGTTCTTCTGAATATGGTGGTAATGGTGGATGGTGGTTTAAAACTTGTGTGCACAGTAACTTAAATGGGGTTTACCATAAGAGTAGAAAATCTTCTGGAACTTGGAGAGGAATTAGTTGGAACACTTTTGGTGGAGgcgatgtttctttaaaaaagaaCATCGATGAAAATTAG